In Bernardetia sp., the sequence ATATTCACGGTGGAGGAATGGATTTGCAGTTTCCTCATCACGAATGTGAGATTGCACAAGCCGTAGCTACGACTGGAAAAGAACCTGTGAAGTATTGGTTACATTCCAATATGCTGACAATGAATGGCACGAAGATGTCCAAATCTTTGGGAAATGTAATTATGCCAGATGAGCTTTTTAGTGGAAATTCTGAATTGCTTTCAGAAGCCTATTCTCCTATGGTCTTTCGTTTCTTCATGTTCCAAACGCACTACCGTAGCACAATGGACATTACAGACGAAGCCTTAAAAGCAGCTAAAAAAGGCTATTTCAAACTTATGAACGGCATCAAGAATGCAAAAAGTTTAGAGTATCCAAGTGAAATTGAGCCAAATATTAATGAAAAACAGGAAAGTGATATTCAAAAATCGGTTACTTCTGTTTTTAGAGGCATCAATGACGATTTTAATACAGCCAAATCTATTGCAGCCTTATTTAATCTTGTCAAGAAAATAAATATGCTTCATACTGGGCAGTTAGATTTTTCTCAAATTTCTAAGGAATCATTTGATAAGCTAAAAAATACGCTGATTGATTTTACTGAACAAGTTTTGGGAATCAAGGAAGAATTGCCACAAGGCGAGAAAATGCTTAAAGAAATGATAACTACTTTAGTAGAAATGTATAAAGAAGCTAAAGAAGCTAAAAACTACGAAAAAGTAGATTATTTGAGAAGCAAAGCTAAAGAAATCGGAATTGTCTTCAAAGATATGAAAGATAAGATTGATTGGGCGTATGAGGAGTAACATCTAATTAACGTGAATTTGGAATTATATTTATTGATTATCAATGAGTTATGATATTCTTTTAATCTTCGGTACTGCCCTTTGGGCTGACCTTGATTAAAAGTAGGTCAGTCTCGTTAGAGCAGACCTAAAATAGTTTTTGTAGTGTATAGAGAAGCATTTAAGATTGGTTTTTAATCCCGAGTTCACGTTAATTACGAATTACGAATGAAAAACGGCTTTGAAATATTGATATTTTCAAAGTCGTTTTTTTATTAATGATGAAATTTGTAGGTCAAACGGCTTGCCTTTGACAAATAACATACGAATATATTATTTCCCCACCAATTCAATTTCTACTCTACGCCCATAAAAATCTTCCCTGTAAGGGTTGTTGGTATCTATCCCAAAAGAACCTTCTACAATTCGGTCTTCTGAAATTCCAGCATCTAAAAATAACTGTTTTACGGCATCAGTGCGCTGTTTAGAGAGTTTTTGGTTGAAGGCTGCACTTCCCTTTGAATCTGTAAATCCATAAATACGAACGCTCAAATTCTTGTCGTTTTTCAAGACTTCTATCAGAGGCGATATTTTTTCTTTGTCTTTTGGAATCACAGTAGAAGAGCCTGTCTTGAAGAAAATTTCTATTTTCTTTACACCTACCACTTCACTTTTCTGATTTGTAATTGGTGTTTTTTCATCTTTGTTTACAACAACAACAGTATCTTTCTTGGAAACTGGATTTGAGTTTTCAGACCAATTACTATTCGTTTCTACTAACTTTTCATTTTGTCTTTGATTTGCCAAAAGCTCAAGTTGTGTTTGAAGTGTTGAAAGTTGGTTTTCAATTTTAGACAAATCTTGGTTTTTTTCTGTATTCTGATTTTGAATTTCTTGTGTTTCCAACTGCTTTTCTAAGGCTGCCATTCGCTGCTGCATATACAAAAACTGCAATTCCATTAGTTTATACATCGCAGAATCTTGTTTTTGTGTAGTTGTAGTCGCTTGATTTGGATTGTCTAGCGTAATAGACAGATTGTTTTGCCTTTCAGCTCTAAGTTCTTCTAATTGTTTTTGAAGAGTATCCATTTCTAATCTTGCTTGCTTCTGTGCTTCTTCATCTGCTTTTCGTTCTGCTCTCGTTTTTTTAGTTTTCTTGTCTTCTTCGATTTGTTTCAAGCGATTTTGTAGTTCTTCTAATTCTGCTTTGGTTTCTTCAAGCTCTGTTGTTTGCTCAGTTTTAGAAGCTGAATTAGTAGTCGTTTGTCCAGTTTGGGGAATAACCTCTACTCTTGTAATGCTACTATCCGAACCAGATTTACTTGTCGTAACATTGACATTTATATCAATCTTGACAGTTTGGGGATTTGGATTTTGTTGATACGGATATTGCTGATTTGGATTGTAATTGTACGGATTCTGACCTTGATTTTGTTGCTGAGCATTTTGATTATTCTGTGAATTTTGATTTTGAGAGGTATTTGTTTCGACTTTAATTTCAGAATTTTTTGTATAATCTGGAATACCATCAACAGTAACTGTTTTTAAAGAATCTGGATTGAGTTCGAAAACACTTTTAGGTTTGTTAGCTGCGTACAAAGCTGGTGCACGAAAAGCCTGTTTTTTCGGCGAAAACGACCAACTGATTCCAAAAGAAGTGAAAATAAAAGCATCATTTTTCAAGAAACCTTGCCCAGTATTTCCACGACTGCCTTGTCCACCATTGTAATTTGCTGGATTGGCAATGTAAGCCGTTTCTGCACTTTCGTAAGACGAGCGAAAATCTCCACTTACATCATCTAAAAAATCACTTGTCAAGGAGTAATTTACAACTGATTGCAAATGCAAACTTAAACGGTTGAGCAAACGAAACTTCAAACCAATTCCCAAAGGAACATTTAACGAATAAGGCGAATAACCAGTTGAACTTTCTGTATTAAAATCTTGAAGGCGAGTTTCGAAACTTCCATCTTGCGTTATTATTTGTCCGTTTCCACTATTTTCGGCAGCATCACGAATTGTATTATCTGACCAATAATAATAAGGTTGATTGTCGTTGTAATACAAATCGCCATACGTTTCAAAATAATTTCCTCCAATTCCAGCCATCAGATAAGGAGAAACTAAAGCGTTTTCTCCCAAGAGCCAGCCGTTGTCTGTATAAAAAGTGAAAATATAGGCTGCCGAATAAATTTTAGTCTGTACATTTAAAGAACGTTCCAAAATTCCAGTTGCTCTGTCGTTGGCTGTAAATTCTCCGTAGGTGAGTTGAAGACGATTAGAAAGTGTTTTGTTGGGTGTGTTTTCTATGCTTAACCCAAAGGAAAATTGATTGAAGTCAGTAGCAAACATATCGTTGGATTGCCAAAACTTTTCATTCAAATCGCCACGATAGGTCATATTTCCAGTTTGCAGACCTATGCGCCAGTTGAAGTTATTTTGCTGACCAAATCCAAAAGGAATTGTTAAGAAAAATGTTAGAATTAGGAAGTATATTTTTT encodes:
- a CDS encoding OmpA family protein; amino-acid sequence: MKKIYFLILTFFLTIPFGFGQQNNFNWRIGLQTGNMTYRGDLNEKFWQSNDMFATDFNQFSFGLSIENTPNKTLSNRLQLTYGEFTANDRATGILERSLNVQTKIYSAAYIFTFYTDNGWLLGENALVSPYLMAGIGGNYFETYGDLYYNDNQPYYYWSDNTIRDAAENSGNGQIITQDGSFETRLQDFNTESSTGYSPYSLNVPLGIGLKFRLLNRLSLHLQSVVNYSLTSDFLDDVSGDFRSSYESAETAYIANPANYNGGQGSRGNTGQGFLKNDAFIFTSFGISWSFSPKKQAFRAPALYAANKPKSVFELNPDSLKTVTVDGIPDYTKNSEIKVETNTSQNQNSQNNQNAQQQNQGQNPYNYNPNQQYPYQQNPNPQTVKIDINVNVTTSKSGSDSSITRVEVIPQTGQTTTNSASKTEQTTELEETKAELEELQNRLKQIEEDKKTKKTRAERKADEEAQKQARLEMDTLQKQLEELRAERQNNLSITLDNPNQATTTTQKQDSAMYKLMELQFLYMQQRMAALEKQLETQEIQNQNTEKNQDLSKIENQLSTLQTQLELLANQRQNEKLVETNSNWSENSNPVSKKDTVVVVNKDEKTPITNQKSEVVGVKKIEIFFKTGSSTVIPKDKEKISPLIEVLKNDKNLSVRIYGFTDSKGSAAFNQKLSKQRTDAVKQLFLDAGISEDRIVEGSFGIDTNNPYREDFYGRRVEIELVGK
- the cysS gene encoding cysteine--tRNA ligase, producing MNPEKDLLIYNTLTRKREKFEPIDAPFVGMYVCGPTVYNDVHLGNCRTFTFFDVVYRYLTYLGYKVRYVRNITDVGHLTGDSDEGDDKISKQARLEKVEPMEVVQRYTNGFHDVMLELGNIPPSIEPTATGHLIEQIEMVKKIIENGFAYESNGSVYFDVVKYNESHNYGKLSGRNVEEQLEGQGTRKLDGQDEKRNPVDFAIWKNADPSHLMQWHTEWGKGFPGWHLECSVMSTKYLGDQFDIHGGGMDLQFPHHECEIAQAVATTGKEPVKYWLHSNMLTMNGTKMSKSLGNVIMPDELFSGNSELLSEAYSPMVFRFFMFQTHYRSTMDITDEALKAAKKGYFKLMNGIKNAKSLEYPSEIEPNINEKQESDIQKSVTSVFRGINDDFNTAKSIAALFNLVKKINMLHTGQLDFSQISKESFDKLKNTLIDFTEQVLGIKEELPQGEKMLKEMITTLVEMYKEAKEAKNYEKVDYLRSKAKEIGIVFKDMKDKIDWAYEE